A single genomic interval of Mangifera indica cultivar Alphonso chromosome 5, CATAS_Mindica_2.1, whole genome shotgun sequence harbors:
- the LOC123215254 gene encoding pentatricopeptide repeat-containing protein At3g61520, mitochondrial-like: MSLTKQRKLLIPQCFFLLRHLSAEPTPHVPSEAPPPLQDSKSSLIAEAISLFLQTPHNEWKSCSQLNSLLFSSSPTPSLFFQISRGFPSSSQALTFFNYIKSNSISQHNTQLLSYTFQAIFELASREPDSHNKLCELYKECKDQNVPLSINAATLLIRRFGRANMVDQSLLVYKELEPNVRNTHIRNVLIDVVLRDGRFDDALNVLEQMLQRDSEFPPDDVTGNIVFYALTRKDRIRRNVSDEEIVSLVNKFGEHGVFPNMFWLTQMISRLCRNVKTCLAWNVFHDLMKLGAPIEVAPCNALLTGLGKVRDFEKMNQLLLEMKETDMQPDVVTFGILINWFCKSWRIDEALEVFEKMSGSKDVEPDLIIYNTLIDGFCKAGKVEEGLRLMERMRSSEGCKPNVVTYNCLIHGFCKAGNIESGQEIFDQMKEEGVMPNVITLNSLIDGMCRHGRISSAVQFFKEMMRKGLHGNAVTYKTLINAFCNVNNIQEAMEWFHEMCQAGCFVEATVYYDLISGLCQAGSVDDASIVLSKLKEAGVCPDSVCYNVLIGAFCKKKMLDEAYEMFKEMEAAEIRPDCIAYNTLISCFCKAGNFLTACRVMEKMLKDDLVPTVDTYRALILSYCLQGREDEAMKIFRDMTELKVAPNTVIYNVLIDSLCKNNQVELALCLMDDMEVKGVKPNTATFNAMFKGLRKKNMLDKALKLMDKMIEHGCNPDYISTEILTKWLSKFNENEKLKNFVPGYKVLLGQHITEDCRSLKQ; this comes from the coding sequence ATGAGCTTAACGAAACAAAGGAAACTCCTTATACCCCAGTGTTTCTTCCTTCTCCGTCACCTGTCCGCGGAACCCACTCCCCACGTACCATCAGAAGCACCACCACCTCTACAGGACTCCAAATCATCATTAATAGCCGAAGCCATAAGCCTCTTTCTCCAAACCCCACATAATGAATGGAAATCCTGTTCTCAACTCAATAGCctcctcttttcttcttctcccacTCCTAGTCTTTTCTTCCAAATCAGTCGTGgctttccttcttcttcacAAGCTCTTACTTTcttcaattatatcaaatccAACTCAATTTCACAACACAACACCCAATTACTGTCTTACACCTTTCAGGCCATTTTTGAGCTCGCCAGTCGTGAACCAGATTCACATAACAAGCTCTGTGAACTTTATAAAGAATGCAAAGACCAAAACGTCCCTCTTTCAATCAATGCTGCCACACTTCTGATTCGCCGTTTTGGAAGGGCTAATATGGTTGATCAGTCGCTTCTGGTGTACAAAGAACTTGAGCCCAATGTTAGAAACACGCATATACGTAATGTGTTGATTGATGTAGTATTAAGAGACGGGCGGTTTGATGACGCCCTCAATGTGCTCGAACAAATGCTTCAGCGGGATTCTGAGTTTCCTCCTGATGATGTTACTGGGAATATTGTTTTCTACGCTTTAACAAGAAAGGACCGCATCAGGAGGAATGTGAGTGATGAGGAAATAGTTAGTTTGGTGAATAAATTTGGTGAACATGGAGTTTTTCCCAACATGTTTTGGTTGACACAGATGATTTCCAGACTTTGTAGAAATGTTAAAACATGTTTAGCTTGGAATGTTTTTCATGATTTGATGAAACTGGGTGCTCCTATAGAAGTGGCTCCTTGCAATGCGCTTTTGACTGGTTTAGGAAAGGTTAGAGATTTTGAGAAAATGAATCAGTTATTGTTGGAGATGAAGGAAACTGATATGCAGCCTGATGTTGTGACCTTTGGAATTCTAATTAACTGGTTTTGTAAATCATGGAGAATTGATGAAGCCTTGGAGGTGTTTGAGAAAATGAGTGGAAGCAAAGACGTTGAACCTGATCTGATCATTTATAATACTTTGATTGATGGTTTTTGTAAAGCAGGGAAGGTAGAAGAAGGATTGCGTCTGATGGAAAGGATGCGATCATCAGAGGGCTGTAAGCCCAATGTTGTCACCTACAATTGCTTGATTCATGGGTTTTGTAAAGCAGGCAATATTGAGAGTGGGCAAGAGATTTTTGATCAGATGAAGGAGGAAGGAGTTATGCCAAACGTGATCACTCTTAATAGTTTGATTGATGGCATGTGTAGACATGGAAGAATCAGTAGTGCAGTTCAGTTTTTCAAGGAGATGATGAGGAAAGGCTTGCATGGAAACGCTGTTACTTACAAGACCTTGATCAATGCTTTTTGTAATGTTAACAATATTCAAGAGGCAATGGAATGGTTCCATGAGATGTGTCAAGCTGGATGCTTTGTTGAAGCAACTGTTTACTATGACCTGATCTCTGGTTTGTGCCAAGCTGGAAGCGTGGATGATGCCAGTATTGTATTATCTAAGTTAAAAGAAGCTGGTGTTTGCCCTGACAGTGTGTGCTACAATGTTCTGATTGGTGCGTTTTGCAAGAAGAAAATGTTAGATGAAGCTTACGAGATGTTCAAAGAAATGGAAGCTGCTGAGATTAGGCCAGATTGCATCGCGTATAACACTTTGATTTCCTGTTTTTGTAAAGCTGGAAACTTTTTAACTGCTTGTAGAGTGATGGAAAAGATGCTTAAGGATGATCTTGTGCCTACCGTTGATACATACAGAGCTCTAATACTTTCATATTGCTTACAGGGAAGGGAGGATGAAGCAATGAAGATATTTAGAGACATGACTGAATTGAAGGTTGCACCGAACACTGTGATATACAATGTTCTGATTGACTCACTGTGTAAGAATAATCAAGTAGAACTTGCTCTTTGTCTAATGGATGATATGGAAGTTAAGGGGGTGAAGCCAAATACTGCAACGTTTAATGCCATGTTTAAAGGCCTTCGGAAGAAGAATATGTTGGACAAAGCATTAAAATTGATGGATAAAATGATTGAACATGGTTGTAATCCTGATTATATATCCACGGAGATTCTTACTAAATGGCTCTctaaattcaatgaaaatgaaaaattaaaaaattttgtgccAGGATACAAGGTTCTGTTAGGCCAACATATCACAGAAGACTGCAGAAGTTTGAAGCAATGA